The following proteins come from a genomic window of Trifolium pratense cultivar HEN17-A07 linkage group LG4, ARS_RC_1.1, whole genome shotgun sequence:
- the LOC123881489 gene encoding ABC transporter C family member 3-like isoform X2: protein MEMKIQTTAKMTTFKEYAFSISILSWYFVRNESEESDKTIQETLLNGDNGNGNVNPLELKETKGSDTVTPFSNAGILSLLTFTWVGPLIAFGNKKTLDLEDIPQLDSGDSVVGAFPTFRDKLEADCGAVNRVTTLKLVKSLLISVWKEILVTAFLALLYTLASYVGPYLIDSFVQYLDGRRLYENQGYVLVSAFFIAKIVECVTQMHWYFRLKQIGLRFRALLVTMIYNKALTLSCQSRQCHTSGEIINFMTVDAERIGVFSWYIHDLWLVVLQVTLALFILYKNLGLASISAFVTTIIVMLANVPLGSLQEKFQNKLMESKDTRMKTTSEVLRNMRILKLQGWEMKFLSKITELRDAEQGWLKKFLYTSALTTFVFWGAPTLVSVVTFGTCMLIGIPLESGKILSALATIRILQEPIYHLPDFISMIAQTKVSLDRISSFLRLDDLQSDVVEKLPPGSSDTAIEVVDGNFSWDLSSANPTLQNINLRVFQGMKVAVCGTVGSGKSTLLSCVLGEVPKISGFLKVCGTKAYVAQSPWIQSGKIEENILFGELMVRERYEKVLEACSLKKDLEILSFGDQTVIGERGINLSGGQKQRIQIARALYQDADIYLFDDPFSAVDAHTGSHLFKECLLGVLSSKTVVYVTHQVEFLPTADLILVMKDGKITQSGKYANLLNIGTDFMELIGAHRDAMSTLESLDGGKTSNEISILEKAVNTAGIHKEVNKDEQNGDKGEPKGQLVQEEEREKGKVGFSVYWKYITTAYGGALVPFILLAQILFQALQIGSNYWMAWATPISADVEAPVEGTTLIEVYVGLAIGSSLCILVRALLLVTVGYKTATILFNKMHLCIFRAPMSFFDSTPSGRILNRASTDQSAVDTDIPYQIGSFAFSLIQLIGIIIVMSQVAWQVFMVFVPVIAISIWYQRYYLPSARELSRLSGVCKAPIIQHFAETISGTSTIRSFDKQSRFHETNMKLTDGYSRPKFNIAAAMEWLCFRLDMLSSFTFAFSLIFLISIPPGIINPGIAGLAVTYGLNLNIMQTWVIWNFCNLENKIISVERLLQYTAISSEPSLISEEENRPDPSWPAYGEVDIQNLQVRYAPHLPLVLRGLTCSFRGGMKTGIVGRTGSGKSTLIQTLFRIVEPTAGKVIIDSINISTIGLHDLRSRLSIIPQDPTMFEGTVRSNIDPLEEYNDEQIWEALDKCQLGDEVRKKEGKLDSSVSENGENWSMGQRQLVCLGRVLLKKSKILVLDEATASVDTATDNLIQQTLRLHFTDSTVITIAHRITSVLDSDMVLLLSQGIIEEYDSPTTLLEDKSSSFAKLVAEYTMRSNSNFEKSVDH from the exons ATGGAGATGAAGATTCAAACAACTGCTAAAATGACAACATTCAAAGAATATGCTTTTAGTATATCAATTCTTTCAT GGTATTTTGTGAGAAATGAGAGTGAAGAAAGTGACAAAACTATTCAAGAAACTCTTTTGAATGGTGATAATGGTAATGGAAATGTTAATCCCTTAGAGTTAAAAGAGACTAAAGGGAGCGACACTGTTACTCCTTTTTCAAATGCTGGAATTTTGAGCCTTCTCACTTTCACTTGGGTGGGACCCCTTATAGCATTTGGCAATAAGAAAACCTTAGACCTTGAGGATATTCCTCAGCTAGATAGTGGAGATAGTGTGGTTGGAGCTTTTCCAACTTTTAGAGATAAACTTGAAGCTGATTGTGGTGCAGTTAATAGAGTAACTACACTTAAGTTGGTTAAGTCATTGTTAATCTCTGTGTGGAAAGAGATTCTTGTCACTGCTTTTCTTGCATTGTTATACACTTTAGCTTCGTAtgttggtccttatcttattgaTTCTTTTGTTCAATATCTTGATGGAAGAAGGTTATATGAGAATCAAGGCTATGTGTTGGTTTCTGCATTTTTCATTGCAAAGATTGTAGAATGCGTAACACAAATGCATTGGTACTTTAGGTTGAAGCAAATCGGACTTCGATTCCGAGCACTGCTTGTCACTATGATATATAACAAAGCCTTAACACTTTCATGTCAATCAAGACAATGCCACACTTCTGGAGAAATAATCAATTTCATGACTGTTGATGCTGAAAGAATCGGTGTTTTCAGTTGGTACATACATGATTTGTGGTTAGTAGTTTTGCAAGTTACATTGGCGTTGTTcattttgtataaaaatttgGGGCTTGCTTCCATTTCTGCTTTTGTTACTACTATCATTGTTATGCTGGCAAATGTTCCCCTGGGATCATTACAAGAGAAGTTTCAAAATAAGTTGATGGAGTCAAAGGATACAAGAATGAAGACAACATCTGAAGTTTTAAGGAACATGAGGATCCTCAAACTACAAGGATGGGAAATGAAGTTTCTATCTAAAATAACTGAGCTTAGGGATGCCGAACAAGGGTGGTTGAAAAAGTTTCTTTATACTTCAGCCTTGACTACATTTGTCTTTTGGGGTGCACCTACATTGGTATCAGTGGTTACTTTTGGTACTTGTATGCTTATAGGGATCCCACTTGAATCAGGGAAGATTCTTTCAGCACTTGCAACAATCAGGATACTTCAAGAGCCTATTTATCATCTTCCAGATTTTATTTCAATGATAGCACAGACTAAAGTTTCTCTCGATAGGATCTCTTCGTTCCTTCGTCTCGATGACTTGCAATCAGATGTTGTTGAAAAGCTTCCTCCCGGAAGTTCTGATACCGCCATTGAAGTGGTTGATGGGAATTTTTCTTGGGATTTATCTTCAGCTAATCCAACTTTGCAGAACATAAATCTCAGAGTTTTTCAAGGCATGAAGGTTGCTGTTTGTGGTACAGTTGGATCAGGCAAGTCTACTTTACTTTCTTGTGTATTGGGAGAAGTACCAAAGATATCTGGCTTCCTTAAGGTTTGTGGAACAAAGGCTTATGTTGCTCAATCACCATGGATTCAAAGTGGCAAGATAGAGGAGAATATATTGTTTGGTGAACTCATGGTTAGGGAAAGGTATGAGAAGGTACTTGAAGCATGTTCCTTAAAGAAGGATCTGGAAATCTTGTCATTTGGTGATCAGACGGTTATAGGCGAACGTGGGATAAATTTGAGTGGTGGACAGAAACAAAGAATACAAATTGCTCGCGCTCTTTACCAAGATGCTGATATCTATCTATTTGATGATCCTTTTAGTGCTGTGGATGCTCATACAGGATCTCACCTTTTCAAG GAATGCTTGCTGGGTGTTTTAAGTTCAAAAACAGTTGTTTATGTTACTCATCAAGTGGAGTTCTTACCTACTGCTGACCTTATATTG GTCATGAAAGATGGAAAAATTACTCAAAGTGGAAAGTATGCCAATCTGCTCAACATTGGGACCGATTTTATGGAACTCATCGGCGCACACAGAGACGCTATGTCTACACTTGAATCATTGGATGGAGGAAAAACATCTAATGAAATAAGTATCTTAGAAAAAGCTGTAAATACTGCCGGCATTCACAAAGAGGTAAACAAAGATGAGCAAAATGGTGATAAAGGAGAACCAAAAGGCCAACTTGTTCAAGAAGAAGAAAGGGAGAAAGGTAAAGTTGGATTTTCAGTCTATTGGAAGTATATCACAACTGCATATGGAGGAGCTCTCGTACCGTTCATATTATTGGCTCAGATTCTTTTTCAAGCTCTTCAAATTGGAAGCAACTATTGGATGGCTTGGGCAACTCCCATCTCAGCCGACGTGGAGGCACCCGTTGAAGGAACAACTCTTATTGAAGTCTATGTTGGTTTGGCCATTGGAAGTTCTTTATGCATTCTTGTTAGAGCACTGTTACTTGTTACAGTCGGTTATAAGACAGCCACTATTCTCTTCAATAAAATGCACCTGTGCATTTTTCGCGCCCCTATGTCATTTTTTGATTCTACTCCAAGTGGACGAATCCTTAATAGA GCTTCAACCGACCAAAGTGCAGTGGATACAGACATACCGTATCAAATTGGCTCATTTGCTTTCTCCTTGATCCAGCTTATAGGAATTATAATAGTGATGTCTCAAGTTGCATGGCAAGTTTTCATGGTGTTTGTACCCGTGATTGCCATTAGCATTTGGTATCAG CGATATTATTTGCCATCAGCCCGTGAACTATCACGTTTAAGCGGAGTATGCAAAGCACCGATCATTCAACACTTTGCCGAAACAATATCCGGTACTTCAACCATTAGAAGCTTTGATAAACAGTCAAGATTCCATGAAACAAATATGAAACTGACTGATGGGTATTCTCGGCCAAAGTTCAATATCGCGGCTGCTATGGAATGGCTATGCTTTCGTTTAGATATGTTGTCTTCCTTCACATTTGCCTTTTCCTTGATATTCTTGATATCGATTCCACCTGGAATCATAAATCCAG GCATTGCTGGTCTAGCCGTTACCTATGGTCTAAATTTAAACATAATGCAAACTTGGGTGATATGGAATTTTTGCAATCTGGAGAACAAAATTATATCGGTAGAAAGGTTACTTCAGTATACGGCCATTTCTAGTGAGCCGTCCCTTATTtcagaagaagaaaatagaCCAGATCCTTCTTGGCCAGCATATGGCGAGGTTGATATACAAAACTTGCAG GTTCGATATGCTCCACATCTTCCACTCGTGTTGCGTGGTCTGACTTGCTCATTTCGTGGAGGAATGAAAACAGGCATCGTTGGTAGAACAGGTAGTGGCAAATCAACTCTTATACAAACACTTTTCCGAATCGTTGAACCTACTGCTGGGAAAGTTATCATTGACAGCATCAACATATCTACAATTGGACTGCATGATTTGAGGTCTAGACTAAGCATTATTCCGCAGGATCCAACAATGTTTGAGGGGACTGTGAGAAGTAATATTGACCCTCTGGAAGAGTACAATGATGAACAAATATGGGAG GCCTTGGATAAGTGTCAACTGGGAGATGAAGttagaaagaaagaaggaaagCTCGACTCTTCAG TTAGCGAGAATGGTGAGAATTGGAGCATGGGTCAGAGGCAGTTGGTTTGCCTAGGTAGGGTTCTACTTAAGAAGAGCAAGATTTTGGTGCTTGATGAAGCCACTGCATCAGTTGATACAGCTACAGATAATTTGATTCAGCAAACTCTTAGACTGCATTTCACTGACTCTACAGTCATTACCATTGCGCATCGAATAACTTCTGTTCTTGACAGTGATATGGTTCTACTTCTTAGTCAAG GAATTATTGAGGAGTATGACTCCCCAACAACATTGCTAGAGGATAAGTCATCATCTTTTGCTAAGCTTGTTGCAGAGTATACCATGAGATCCAACTCCAATTTTGAGAAATCTGTTGATCACTGA
- the LOC123881489 gene encoding ABC transporter C family member 3-like isoform X1, producing the protein MLFVLSSTSLMNLATDFLLKPIFLHGLSSTLHILFLLAVLVAWLWKHVATCVVNEYEEKSNNILFKVTKFCSIVFSSFNFVLFLFNYFYWYASGWSEEKLVTLFDLALKTVSWCLICVCFHKGFFLFFSSGQIKRFPIFFRTWCVFYLFVSCYCFVVDIVVLYDNHIELTAQCLVSDVVSFCVGLFFCYVGYFVRNESEESDKTIQETLLNGDNGNGNVNPLELKETKGSDTVTPFSNAGILSLLTFTWVGPLIAFGNKKTLDLEDIPQLDSGDSVVGAFPTFRDKLEADCGAVNRVTTLKLVKSLLISVWKEILVTAFLALLYTLASYVGPYLIDSFVQYLDGRRLYENQGYVLVSAFFIAKIVECVTQMHWYFRLKQIGLRFRALLVTMIYNKALTLSCQSRQCHTSGEIINFMTVDAERIGVFSWYIHDLWLVVLQVTLALFILYKNLGLASISAFVTTIIVMLANVPLGSLQEKFQNKLMESKDTRMKTTSEVLRNMRILKLQGWEMKFLSKITELRDAEQGWLKKFLYTSALTTFVFWGAPTLVSVVTFGTCMLIGIPLESGKILSALATIRILQEPIYHLPDFISMIAQTKVSLDRISSFLRLDDLQSDVVEKLPPGSSDTAIEVVDGNFSWDLSSANPTLQNINLRVFQGMKVAVCGTVGSGKSTLLSCVLGEVPKISGFLKVCGTKAYVAQSPWIQSGKIEENILFGELMVRERYEKVLEACSLKKDLEILSFGDQTVIGERGINLSGGQKQRIQIARALYQDADIYLFDDPFSAVDAHTGSHLFKECLLGVLSSKTVVYVTHQVEFLPTADLILVMKDGKITQSGKYANLLNIGTDFMELIGAHRDAMSTLESLDGGKTSNEISILEKAVNTAGIHKEVNKDEQNGDKGEPKGQLVQEEEREKGKVGFSVYWKYITTAYGGALVPFILLAQILFQALQIGSNYWMAWATPISADVEAPVEGTTLIEVYVGLAIGSSLCILVRALLLVTVGYKTATILFNKMHLCIFRAPMSFFDSTPSGRILNRASTDQSAVDTDIPYQIGSFAFSLIQLIGIIIVMSQVAWQVFMVFVPVIAISIWYQRYYLPSARELSRLSGVCKAPIIQHFAETISGTSTIRSFDKQSRFHETNMKLTDGYSRPKFNIAAAMEWLCFRLDMLSSFTFAFSLIFLISIPPGIINPGIAGLAVTYGLNLNIMQTWVIWNFCNLENKIISVERLLQYTAISSEPSLISEEENRPDPSWPAYGEVDIQNLQVRYAPHLPLVLRGLTCSFRGGMKTGIVGRTGSGKSTLIQTLFRIVEPTAGKVIIDSINISTIGLHDLRSRLSIIPQDPTMFEGTVRSNIDPLEEYNDEQIWEALDKCQLGDEVRKKEGKLDSSVSENGENWSMGQRQLVCLGRVLLKKSKILVLDEATASVDTATDNLIQQTLRLHFTDSTVITIAHRITSVLDSDMVLLLSQGIIEEYDSPTTLLEDKSSSFAKLVAEYTMRSNSNFEKSVDH; encoded by the exons atgttgtttgttttgtcTTCCACTTCACTCATGAACCTTGCCACTGATTTTCTTCTTAAACCCATTTTCCTTCATGGGTTATCTAGTACCCTTCATATACTTTTTCTTCTTGCGGTTTTAGTGGCATGGCTTTGGAAACATGTCGCTACTTGTGTTGTGAATGAGTATGAGGAGAAAtccaataatattttgtttaaagTGACAAAGTTTTGTtctattgttttttcttctttcaattttgtactgtttctttttaattacttttactGGTATGCAAGTGGTTGGTCAGAAGAAAAACTTGTTACCCTTTTTGATTTAGCTTTAAAAACAGTTTCTTGGTGTCTTATTTGTGTTTGCTTCCATAAAGGATTCTTTTTGTTCTTTAGTTCTGGTCAAATAAAAAGGTTTCCAATCTTCTTCAGAACTTGGTGTGTCTTCTATCTCTTTGTTTCATGTTATTGCTTTGTTGTTGACATTGTTGTTCTGTATGACAATCACATTGAGTTAACTGCTCAATGCTTGGTTTCTGATGTAGTGTCTTTTTGTGTTGGTTTGTTCTTCTGTTATGTAGGGTATTTTGTGAGAAATGAGAGTGAAGAAAGTGACAAAACTATTCAAGAAACTCTTTTGAATGGTGATAATGGTAATGGAAATGTTAATCCCTTAGAGTTAAAAGAGACTAAAGGGAGCGACACTGTTACTCCTTTTTCAAATGCTGGAATTTTGAGCCTTCTCACTTTCACTTGGGTGGGACCCCTTATAGCATTTGGCAATAAGAAAACCTTAGACCTTGAGGATATTCCTCAGCTAGATAGTGGAGATAGTGTGGTTGGAGCTTTTCCAACTTTTAGAGATAAACTTGAAGCTGATTGTGGTGCAGTTAATAGAGTAACTACACTTAAGTTGGTTAAGTCATTGTTAATCTCTGTGTGGAAAGAGATTCTTGTCACTGCTTTTCTTGCATTGTTATACACTTTAGCTTCGTAtgttggtccttatcttattgaTTCTTTTGTTCAATATCTTGATGGAAGAAGGTTATATGAGAATCAAGGCTATGTGTTGGTTTCTGCATTTTTCATTGCAAAGATTGTAGAATGCGTAACACAAATGCATTGGTACTTTAGGTTGAAGCAAATCGGACTTCGATTCCGAGCACTGCTTGTCACTATGATATATAACAAAGCCTTAACACTTTCATGTCAATCAAGACAATGCCACACTTCTGGAGAAATAATCAATTTCATGACTGTTGATGCTGAAAGAATCGGTGTTTTCAGTTGGTACATACATGATTTGTGGTTAGTAGTTTTGCAAGTTACATTGGCGTTGTTcattttgtataaaaatttgGGGCTTGCTTCCATTTCTGCTTTTGTTACTACTATCATTGTTATGCTGGCAAATGTTCCCCTGGGATCATTACAAGAGAAGTTTCAAAATAAGTTGATGGAGTCAAAGGATACAAGAATGAAGACAACATCTGAAGTTTTAAGGAACATGAGGATCCTCAAACTACAAGGATGGGAAATGAAGTTTCTATCTAAAATAACTGAGCTTAGGGATGCCGAACAAGGGTGGTTGAAAAAGTTTCTTTATACTTCAGCCTTGACTACATTTGTCTTTTGGGGTGCACCTACATTGGTATCAGTGGTTACTTTTGGTACTTGTATGCTTATAGGGATCCCACTTGAATCAGGGAAGATTCTTTCAGCACTTGCAACAATCAGGATACTTCAAGAGCCTATTTATCATCTTCCAGATTTTATTTCAATGATAGCACAGACTAAAGTTTCTCTCGATAGGATCTCTTCGTTCCTTCGTCTCGATGACTTGCAATCAGATGTTGTTGAAAAGCTTCCTCCCGGAAGTTCTGATACCGCCATTGAAGTGGTTGATGGGAATTTTTCTTGGGATTTATCTTCAGCTAATCCAACTTTGCAGAACATAAATCTCAGAGTTTTTCAAGGCATGAAGGTTGCTGTTTGTGGTACAGTTGGATCAGGCAAGTCTACTTTACTTTCTTGTGTATTGGGAGAAGTACCAAAGATATCTGGCTTCCTTAAGGTTTGTGGAACAAAGGCTTATGTTGCTCAATCACCATGGATTCAAAGTGGCAAGATAGAGGAGAATATATTGTTTGGTGAACTCATGGTTAGGGAAAGGTATGAGAAGGTACTTGAAGCATGTTCCTTAAAGAAGGATCTGGAAATCTTGTCATTTGGTGATCAGACGGTTATAGGCGAACGTGGGATAAATTTGAGTGGTGGACAGAAACAAAGAATACAAATTGCTCGCGCTCTTTACCAAGATGCTGATATCTATCTATTTGATGATCCTTTTAGTGCTGTGGATGCTCATACAGGATCTCACCTTTTCAAG GAATGCTTGCTGGGTGTTTTAAGTTCAAAAACAGTTGTTTATGTTACTCATCAAGTGGAGTTCTTACCTACTGCTGACCTTATATTG GTCATGAAAGATGGAAAAATTACTCAAAGTGGAAAGTATGCCAATCTGCTCAACATTGGGACCGATTTTATGGAACTCATCGGCGCACACAGAGACGCTATGTCTACACTTGAATCATTGGATGGAGGAAAAACATCTAATGAAATAAGTATCTTAGAAAAAGCTGTAAATACTGCCGGCATTCACAAAGAGGTAAACAAAGATGAGCAAAATGGTGATAAAGGAGAACCAAAAGGCCAACTTGTTCAAGAAGAAGAAAGGGAGAAAGGTAAAGTTGGATTTTCAGTCTATTGGAAGTATATCACAACTGCATATGGAGGAGCTCTCGTACCGTTCATATTATTGGCTCAGATTCTTTTTCAAGCTCTTCAAATTGGAAGCAACTATTGGATGGCTTGGGCAACTCCCATCTCAGCCGACGTGGAGGCACCCGTTGAAGGAACAACTCTTATTGAAGTCTATGTTGGTTTGGCCATTGGAAGTTCTTTATGCATTCTTGTTAGAGCACTGTTACTTGTTACAGTCGGTTATAAGACAGCCACTATTCTCTTCAATAAAATGCACCTGTGCATTTTTCGCGCCCCTATGTCATTTTTTGATTCTACTCCAAGTGGACGAATCCTTAATAGA GCTTCAACCGACCAAAGTGCAGTGGATACAGACATACCGTATCAAATTGGCTCATTTGCTTTCTCCTTGATCCAGCTTATAGGAATTATAATAGTGATGTCTCAAGTTGCATGGCAAGTTTTCATGGTGTTTGTACCCGTGATTGCCATTAGCATTTGGTATCAG CGATATTATTTGCCATCAGCCCGTGAACTATCACGTTTAAGCGGAGTATGCAAAGCACCGATCATTCAACACTTTGCCGAAACAATATCCGGTACTTCAACCATTAGAAGCTTTGATAAACAGTCAAGATTCCATGAAACAAATATGAAACTGACTGATGGGTATTCTCGGCCAAAGTTCAATATCGCGGCTGCTATGGAATGGCTATGCTTTCGTTTAGATATGTTGTCTTCCTTCACATTTGCCTTTTCCTTGATATTCTTGATATCGATTCCACCTGGAATCATAAATCCAG GCATTGCTGGTCTAGCCGTTACCTATGGTCTAAATTTAAACATAATGCAAACTTGGGTGATATGGAATTTTTGCAATCTGGAGAACAAAATTATATCGGTAGAAAGGTTACTTCAGTATACGGCCATTTCTAGTGAGCCGTCCCTTATTtcagaagaagaaaatagaCCAGATCCTTCTTGGCCAGCATATGGCGAGGTTGATATACAAAACTTGCAG GTTCGATATGCTCCACATCTTCCACTCGTGTTGCGTGGTCTGACTTGCTCATTTCGTGGAGGAATGAAAACAGGCATCGTTGGTAGAACAGGTAGTGGCAAATCAACTCTTATACAAACACTTTTCCGAATCGTTGAACCTACTGCTGGGAAAGTTATCATTGACAGCATCAACATATCTACAATTGGACTGCATGATTTGAGGTCTAGACTAAGCATTATTCCGCAGGATCCAACAATGTTTGAGGGGACTGTGAGAAGTAATATTGACCCTCTGGAAGAGTACAATGATGAACAAATATGGGAG GCCTTGGATAAGTGTCAACTGGGAGATGAAGttagaaagaaagaaggaaagCTCGACTCTTCAG TTAGCGAGAATGGTGAGAATTGGAGCATGGGTCAGAGGCAGTTGGTTTGCCTAGGTAGGGTTCTACTTAAGAAGAGCAAGATTTTGGTGCTTGATGAAGCCACTGCATCAGTTGATACAGCTACAGATAATTTGATTCAGCAAACTCTTAGACTGCATTTCACTGACTCTACAGTCATTACCATTGCGCATCGAATAACTTCTGTTCTTGACAGTGATATGGTTCTACTTCTTAGTCAAG GAATTATTGAGGAGTATGACTCCCCAACAACATTGCTAGAGGATAAGTCATCATCTTTTGCTAAGCTTGTTGCAGAGTATACCATGAGATCCAACTCCAATTTTGAGAAATCTGTTGATCACTGA